In Polynucleobacter sp. MWH-S4W17, a genomic segment contains:
- a CDS encoding MOSC domain-containing protein produces MRLLSISTGKVAPLFGNHHPNYKSVASAIRKKVVSDLENPVLVEITPLGIKGDEQADLSVHGGIEKAIYVYPAEHYIFWNQLLTRETKQPVGLQYGAIGENFTIEGLLETEVFVGDKLVVGELEFAVVKLREPCFKFNAAVGYKGASKAMLQSGFSGWYLRVLKTGALTAGAEITLIPGSREISIAQQNQKLLNGRNQKDLWE; encoded by the coding sequence ATGAGACTTCTTTCTATATCCACCGGCAAAGTAGCTCCTTTATTTGGCAATCACCACCCTAATTACAAATCAGTTGCTTCAGCCATTCGCAAGAAGGTGGTCAGTGATTTAGAAAATCCTGTTCTAGTTGAAATTACTCCACTGGGCATTAAAGGTGATGAGCAAGCTGACCTATCAGTACACGGCGGAATTGAAAAAGCCATTTATGTTTATCCAGCAGAGCATTACATTTTCTGGAATCAACTACTCACCAGAGAAACTAAGCAGCCAGTTGGTTTGCAATATGGTGCCATCGGTGAGAACTTCACGATCGAAGGCCTGCTAGAAACAGAAGTGTTTGTTGGGGATAAATTGGTTGTTGGCGAGCTTGAATTTGCTGTAGTCAAACTACGTGAGCCTTGCTTCAAATTCAACGCTGCCGTTGGTTATAAGGGTGCAAGCAAAGCCATGCTGCAGTCTGGCTTTAGTGGTTGGTATTTGCGGGTACTCAAAACTGGAGCTCTCACTGCTGGAGCTGAAATTACTTTAATTCCAGGTTCAAGAGAAATCTCTATTGCCCAGCAAAATCAAAAGCTTTTAAACGGTCGCAATCAAAAAGATTTGTGGGAATAA